From Halomicrobium zhouii, a single genomic window includes:
- a CDS encoding PKD domain-containing protein: MSHRTGVVGLVLTAVLVLSLPASAVGTVGAQTAGNDAPMPVLDAPETIERGQLYELDGGGSTGEIAAYRWDYNPNAPTEYQRSSTESTIYARDRTGDGQDQFTVRLGVVDDEGNVAWDEETITVTESEPPNASIASSDDFTVEREQWERTDGGSWFNSTSTDNQGIRSCKWTFEYGPTVERHSGDGLGWGAGSTECRKNFSYAVPGTYDVTLTVEDWAGNSDETTRTVEVVPKEPVTDDPQPNAELSGPDQVEWGATYWLNASNSTSEADVRYYIAETNPDVWKDDERNLGHQTYYGSVYDGQFDTIDVAVGVLTVDDQVDWAWKTIDIIEPEKPDAAISGPDAVATGDWGTFDASNSTDNDRIRAYNWTIRNESGAVVDRGVRAGSEYSYHFEEPGEYTVTVSVGDWVNIDRDEPAHYGVASQTVTVSEDGTVDGGDSGDEAETEVPDETESPEETDAPDDADPPENPDPPENSDPPEEDDGSSGDDDASDDTSSSPSAPSGDGGGDGGSGGGAPPSDADESDATVDVERINASTSVVDVSGAPDGAAVDVDLDANASGDAVAYEGLVVHTDGNDSVSLTVRAHADEPDSVTADDVAGFDALSSLTVDGTESLDGDEAAVRFRVAKDRLDAADADPEHVTLWRDVDGGSDAVETTVVNETDDTYVYRAEASAAPVYTVGVERPVVTVTDLAVTDDEPMAGDTVDVTATVANTGEVAGTTNVSLAVDGETVDGESRTVEVGPRSSETVTFSVPVEAAGEQTLTAGDASTTLSVAAQAPATETAESTTGATSETDDGETPGTSFGGVTGAGAVLVLVGIAGAALLAYRQ, encoded by the coding sequence GTGAGCCATCGAACAGGGGTGGTCGGTCTGGTGCTGACTGCGGTACTGGTGCTGTCGCTCCCGGCGAGCGCCGTCGGCACCGTCGGTGCGCAGACCGCCGGCAACGACGCGCCGATGCCGGTGCTCGACGCGCCCGAGACCATCGAACGCGGTCAGCTCTACGAACTCGACGGGGGCGGCTCGACCGGCGAGATCGCGGCGTACCGCTGGGACTACAACCCGAACGCGCCCACCGAGTACCAGCGCTCCTCGACCGAATCGACCATCTACGCGCGCGACCGGACCGGCGACGGACAGGACCAGTTCACCGTCAGGCTCGGCGTCGTCGACGACGAGGGGAACGTCGCGTGGGACGAGGAGACGATCACCGTCACCGAGTCGGAGCCGCCAAACGCGTCCATCGCCTCGAGCGACGACTTCACCGTCGAGCGCGAGCAGTGGGAGCGAACGGACGGGGGCTCCTGGTTCAACTCGACGAGTACGGACAACCAGGGGATCCGCAGTTGCAAGTGGACGTTCGAGTACGGGCCGACGGTCGAACGGCACTCCGGCGACGGCCTGGGCTGGGGCGCCGGGAGCACCGAGTGCCGGAAGAACTTCTCCTACGCCGTCCCCGGGACGTACGACGTCACGCTCACCGTCGAGGACTGGGCGGGCAACAGCGACGAGACGACGCGCACGGTCGAGGTCGTCCCGAAGGAACCGGTCACCGACGACCCGCAGCCGAACGCGGAGCTCTCGGGTCCCGACCAGGTCGAGTGGGGTGCGACGTACTGGCTGAACGCCTCGAACTCCACCTCCGAGGCCGACGTCCGCTACTACATCGCCGAGACCAACCCGGACGTCTGGAAGGACGACGAACGCAACCTCGGCCACCAGACCTACTACGGGTCGGTCTACGACGGCCAGTTCGACACCATCGACGTCGCGGTGGGCGTCCTGACCGTCGATGACCAGGTCGACTGGGCCTGGAAGACAATCGATATCATCGAACCCGAGAAGCCCGACGCCGCCATCTCGGGGCCCGACGCCGTGGCGACCGGCGACTGGGGCACCTTCGACGCCTCGAACAGCACCGACAACGACCGCATCCGGGCGTACAACTGGACGATCAGGAACGAGAGCGGTGCGGTCGTCGACCGGGGAGTCCGCGCCGGGAGCGAGTACAGCTACCACTTCGAGGAACCCGGCGAGTACACCGTCACCGTGAGCGTCGGCGACTGGGTGAACATCGACCGCGACGAACCCGCCCACTACGGCGTCGCCTCGCAGACCGTGACCGTCAGCGAGGACGGTACCGTCGACGGCGGGGACTCCGGCGACGAAGCGGAGACCGAGGTACCCGACGAAACCGAGTCGCCGGAAGAGACAGACGCTCCAGACGACGCTGATCCGCCGGAAAACCCCGATCCACCAGAGAACTCGGATCCGCCCGAAGAGGACGACGGTTCGTCCGGCGACGACGACGCGTCGGACGACACCAGTAGCAGTCCATCGGCGCCCTCCGGCGACGGTGGCGGCGATGGTGGCAGCGGCGGGGGTGCGCCGCCCAGTGACGCCGACGAATCGGACGCGACGGTCGACGTCGAGCGAATCAACGCGAGCACGAGCGTCGTGGACGTCAGCGGGGCGCCCGACGGCGCCGCGGTGGACGTCGACCTCGACGCGAACGCCAGCGGCGACGCGGTCGCCTACGAGGGACTCGTCGTCCACACCGACGGGAACGACTCGGTCTCGCTGACGGTGCGGGCCCACGCCGACGAGCCAGACAGCGTCACGGCCGACGACGTCGCCGGGTTCGACGCGCTCTCGTCCCTCACCGTCGACGGGACCGAGTCCCTCGACGGGGACGAGGCGGCGGTGCGGTTCCGCGTCGCGAAGGACCGCCTCGACGCCGCGGACGCCGACCCCGAGCACGTGACGCTGTGGCGCGACGTCGACGGCGGGTCGGACGCCGTCGAGACGACGGTGGTGAACGAGACGGACGACACCTACGTCTATCGCGCCGAAGCCAGCGCCGCCCCGGTGTACACCGTCGGCGTCGAGCGCCCGGTGGTGACCGTCACCGACCTCGCCGTCACGGACGACGAACCCATGGCGGGTGACACCGTCGACGTGACGGCGACGGTCGCAAACACCGGCGAAGTCGCCGGGACGACGAACGTCTCGCTCGCGGTGGACGGGGAGACGGTCGACGGCGAGTCACGGACCGTCGAGGTAGGTCCCCGAAGCTCGGAGACGGTGACGTTCTCGGTGCCGGTCGAGGCGGCCGGTGAACAGACCCTGACCGCCGGCGACGCCAGCACGACGCTCTCCGTCGCGGCCCAGGCGCCGGCCACGGAGACAGCCGAATCGACCACTGGGGCGACGAGTGAGACCGACGACGGCGAGACGCCCGGGACCAGCTTCGGGGGCGTGACCGGCGCGGGGGCCGTCCTCGTCCTCGTCGGAATCGCCGGGGCCGCGCTGCTGGCGTACCGACAGTAA
- a CDS encoding 2Fe-2S iron-sulfur cluster-binding protein: MVDPVSVAVAAALTFLVVVVHYSSGTGWEPTEDISQDVLEKRAATVPETDFPEPYNRSIGGGAPAGAIPAGGAEGELAEGEEAEEEEDEGFDPESIPEDEVEYYDIEFAKEGETIEVANNETILDAGEDEGWDLPYACREGQCVSCAGQIQDGNASDYIRHINNEALFDDDMEDGYCLTCVACPTDEFTIETGEQP, from the coding sequence ATGGTAGATCCAGTGAGTGTCGCCGTCGCGGCCGCCCTCACGTTCCTCGTCGTCGTCGTCCACTACTCGTCGGGGACGGGCTGGGAGCCCACCGAGGACATCTCCCAGGACGTGCTCGAAAAGCGGGCTGCCACCGTTCCGGAGACCGACTTCCCGGAGCCGTACAACCGCTCGATCGGCGGCGGTGCGCCCGCAGGGGCCATCCCCGCCGGCGGCGCGGAAGGGGAACTCGCAGAGGGTGAGGAGGCGGAGGAAGAAGAAGACGAGGGCTTCGACCCCGAGTCCATCCCGGAAGACGAGGTCGAGTACTACGACATCGAGTTCGCCAAGGAGGGCGAGACGATCGAGGTCGCCAACAACGAGACCATCCTCGACGCCGGCGAGGACGAGGGCTGGGACCTCCCCTACGCCTGCCGCGAGGGCCAGTGCGTCTCCTGTGCGGGCCAGATCCAGGACGGGAACGCCAGCGACTACATCCGCCACATCAACAACGAGGCGCTGTTCGACGACGACATGGAAGACGGCTACTGCCTGACCTGCGTCGCCTGTCCGACCGACGAGTTCACGATCGAGACGGGCGAGCAGCCCTAG
- a CDS encoding EamA family transporter: MYEGDVGLVYAGASAIMLGFYLFAIKRYFSSYPAPVYVSLTYGCSLLWYVPIAILSVDGSYLPADDGWTGAAVLAFVVVGSAIAVLASFRAIALGDVSYVAPISKLVPVFVVPIEVAVFGQHLTPLQTAGIVVATAAVYVANYERGALVEPLVRAAHSRPAQLALLSAAAFGVTDVGKRALTQELGVPPASVNLALFVGVALALAPLAVRHVPDGARDDAAKFLALGLLLAVAEHLVILAFTTLPASLASPVINSSAVFAVVLGGVFLGEDALGVRLGAAALAIAGVTMIGIG, from the coding sequence GTGTACGAAGGGGACGTCGGACTGGTGTACGCCGGGGCGTCGGCGATCATGCTGGGATTCTACCTGTTCGCCATCAAGCGCTACTTCTCGTCGTACCCCGCGCCGGTGTACGTCTCGCTCACGTACGGGTGCTCGCTCCTCTGGTACGTCCCGATAGCCATCCTGTCGGTCGACGGCAGCTACCTGCCGGCTGACGACGGCTGGACGGGAGCCGCGGTCCTCGCGTTCGTCGTGGTGGGGTCCGCGATTGCCGTCCTGGCGTCGTTCAGGGCCATCGCGCTGGGCGACGTCTCCTACGTCGCCCCGATCAGCAAACTGGTGCCCGTCTTCGTCGTCCCCATCGAGGTCGCCGTCTTCGGACAGCACCTGACCCCGCTCCAGACGGCCGGCATCGTCGTCGCGACTGCCGCCGTCTACGTCGCCAACTACGAGCGCGGCGCGCTCGTCGAGCCGCTGGTCCGCGCCGCCCACTCGCGGCCCGCCCAGCTCGCACTCCTGAGCGCGGCAGCGTTCGGGGTCACCGACGTCGGCAAGCGCGCACTGACCCAGGAACTCGGCGTCCCGCCGGCGAGCGTGAATCTCGCGCTGTTCGTGGGCGTCGCCCTCGCGCTCGCACCCCTGGCGGTCCGTCACGTCCCCGACGGCGCCCGGGACGACGCGGCGAAGTTCCTCGCACTCGGGCTCCTGCTCGCCGTCGCGGAACACCTGGTGATACTCGCGTTCACGACGCTGCCGGCGAGTCTCGCCTCGCCAGTGATCAACTCGTCGGCCGTCTTCGCCGTCGTGCTCGGCGGCGTCTTCCTCGGCGAGGACGCGCTGGGCGTCCGCCTCGGCGCGGCGGCACTGGCCATCGCCGGCGTGACGATGATCGGCATCGGCTGA
- a CDS encoding NADP-dependent phosphogluconate dehydrogenase, with protein MQLGVIGLGRMGRIVVDRTLDAGHDVVAFDISEEAVADAADAGAEPADSISDLASKLGEEKRIWLMVPAGDPIDAALDELDGIVDEDDVVVDGGNSNFHDTLRRAERTDAAYVDCGTSGGPASAEEGFSLMVGGPEWAYEAMVPVFDAVATGPAGHDRMGPTGSGHYVKMVHNGVEYALMQAYGEGFELLANGRFDLDLESVARTWNNGAVIRSWLLELCEEAFREEGSDLGDVADRIEGGSTGTWTVQEALEQEVPVPLIYQALSERFSSRSTDGDDPGRFSRRLANRLRYGFGRHEVPRRE; from the coding sequence ATGCAACTGGGCGTCATCGGACTCGGGCGGATGGGTCGCATCGTCGTGGACCGAACGCTGGATGCGGGCCACGACGTGGTGGCCTTCGACATCTCTGAGGAGGCCGTCGCGGACGCGGCCGACGCCGGCGCGGAACCGGCCGACTCGATTTCGGACCTCGCGAGCAAGCTCGGCGAGGAGAAGCGCATCTGGCTGATGGTCCCCGCCGGGGACCCCATCGACGCGGCGCTGGACGAACTGGACGGCATCGTCGACGAGGACGACGTCGTCGTCGACGGCGGCAACTCCAACTTCCACGACACGCTGCGGCGGGCCGAGCGCACCGACGCGGCCTACGTCGACTGCGGGACGTCGGGCGGGCCCGCCAGCGCCGAGGAGGGCTTTTCACTGATGGTCGGCGGCCCGGAGTGGGCCTACGAGGCGATGGTCCCCGTCTTCGACGCCGTCGCCACCGGCCCGGCGGGCCACGACCGCATGGGCCCCACCGGGTCGGGCCACTACGTCAAGATGGTCCACAACGGCGTCGAGTACGCGCTGATGCAGGCCTACGGCGAGGGGTTCGAACTGCTCGCCAACGGCCGCTTCGACCTCGATCTGGAGTCCGTCGCGCGCACCTGGAACAACGGCGCCGTCATCCGCTCGTGGCTGCTCGAACTCTGCGAGGAGGCGTTCCGCGAGGAGGGCTCGGATCTCGGCGACGTCGCCGACCGGATCGAGGGCGGGTCGACCGGCACCTGGACCGTCCAGGAAGCGCTGGAACAGGAGGTGCCGGTCCCTCTGATCTACCAGGCGCTTTCCGAGCGATTTAGCTCTCGGTCGACCGACGGCGACGATCCGGGGCGGTTCTCGCGACGGCTCGCTAACAGACTTCGCTACGGGTTCGGCCGGCACGAGGTCCCGCGGCGCGAGTAG
- a CDS encoding RICIN domain-containing protein translates to MTQRSDHERGASNDRGPSRRTFLKTATAGAVATAIGTASLAGQASAAHGGGGFHVEDGFADTSWLDDGAEVIVVEEATREAVEAAFQASGPRVVAFATSGTIDLGGEPLEISNDQCWVAGQTAPSPGITFVNGQLQVAANDCVVQHIRTRIGPGDGGIQSNDSLNTADGSSNNVVDHVTATWGTDECMSVGYDSDRTTFSNNLIAEGLWNPYGDESDHNYGTLVGDGADRVALLGNVWAKVRGRVPRLKSDTRSVVVNNLAYFFDEAANADDSAETSFVGNVYAGTADTGDPVLDGGSAFVSDNVATDPSLDSDQPFAETDELGSRPLWPSGLSAMSSGEVESHNLANAGARPADRTEHDRRIFEEISNRAGNDSLDSPYDFWVATPDDLGGYPQLPENTHSLNPPSNGLREWLAEWAAAVETGSGNPGSGGDGSGDGGGDDGSSDDGSGDGGGDDDGGTGGTGDTPIGEGTYRITSANSGKFLEVANADTSDGANVRQYGNTDHPCQEWDVTDNGDGTCTLTNAHSGKLLEVANADTSDGANVRQYADTGHACQHWAIVDNGDGTYHLENAHSGNVADVEGASTADGANVFQWPYHGGDNQRWSFEEV, encoded by the coding sequence ATGACACAGCGATCTGATCACGAGAGGGGAGCATCGAACGACAGGGGGCCGTCGCGCCGGACGTTTCTCAAGACGGCGACGGCGGGTGCGGTAGCGACCGCGATAGGAACCGCCTCGCTGGCTGGCCAGGCGAGTGCCGCACACGGCGGCGGCGGATTCCACGTCGAGGACGGGTTCGCCGACACGTCGTGGCTCGACGACGGCGCGGAGGTGATCGTCGTCGAAGAGGCCACGAGGGAGGCCGTCGAGGCGGCGTTCCAGGCCTCGGGCCCGCGCGTCGTCGCCTTCGCGACCAGCGGCACGATCGACCTGGGCGGGGAGCCCCTGGAGATATCGAACGACCAGTGCTGGGTCGCCGGCCAGACCGCGCCGTCACCCGGTATCACGTTCGTCAACGGCCAGCTACAGGTCGCCGCGAACGACTGCGTGGTACAGCACATACGGACGCGCATCGGGCCCGGCGACGGCGGCATCCAGAGCAACGACTCGCTGAACACCGCCGACGGGAGTTCGAACAACGTCGTCGACCACGTGACGGCGACGTGGGGCACCGACGAGTGCATGTCAGTCGGCTACGACTCCGACCGGACGACCTTCTCGAACAACCTGATCGCCGAAGGGCTGTGGAACCCCTACGGCGACGAATCGGACCACAATTACGGGACGCTTGTGGGCGACGGCGCCGACCGCGTCGCGCTCCTCGGGAACGTCTGGGCGAAGGTCCGGGGGCGAGTCCCCAGACTCAAGAGCGATACGCGCAGCGTCGTCGTCAACAACCTCGCGTACTTCTTCGACGAGGCGGCCAACGCCGACGACTCGGCCGAGACCAGCTTCGTCGGGAACGTCTACGCGGGCACGGCCGACACGGGGGATCCGGTGCTGGACGGCGGGTCGGCGTTCGTCTCGGACAACGTCGCCACCGACCCGTCGCTCGATTCGGACCAGCCGTTCGCGGAGACGGACGAACTCGGCTCGCGGCCGCTGTGGCCGAGCGGACTCTCCGCGATGTCCTCGGGCGAGGTCGAGTCACACAACCTCGCCAACGCCGGCGCGCGACCGGCCGACCGCACCGAACACGACAGGCGGATTTTCGAGGAGATCAGCAATCGCGCCGGCAACGACTCGCTGGACTCGCCGTACGACTTCTGGGTCGCCACGCCGGACGATCTCGGTGGGTACCCACAGCTTCCGGAGAACACCCACTCTCTGAACCCGCCCAGTAACGGGCTGCGGGAGTGGCTGGCCGAGTGGGCGGCGGCAGTCGAGACCGGCAGCGGGAACCCAGGGAGCGGTGGCGACGGGAGCGGCGACGGCGGTGGAGACGACGGCAGCAGTGATGACGGGAGCGGCGACGGCGGTGGAGACGACGACGGCGGAACCGGCGGCACTGGCGACACACCCATCGGCGAGGGAACCTACCGGATCACGAGCGCCAACAGCGGGAAGTTCCTGGAGGTCGCGAACGCCGACACCAGCGACGGCGCCAACGTCCGACAGTACGGCAACACCGACCACCCCTGCCAGGAGTGGGACGTGACCGACAACGGGGACGGAACCTGCACGCTCACCAACGCCCACAGCGGGAAACTGCTGGAAGTCGCCAACGCCGACACCAGCGACGGCGCCAACGTCCGACAGTACGCCGACACAGGTCACGCCTGCCAGCACTGGGCGATCGTGGACAACGGCGACGGCACCTACCACCTGGAGAACGCCCACAGCGGGAACGTCGCAGACGTCGAGGGCGCCTCGACCGCCGACGGTGCCAACGTCTTCCAGTGGCCCTACCACGGCGGCGACAACCAGCGCTGGTCGTTCGAGGAGGTCTGA
- a CDS encoding valine--tRNA ligase: MSDLADNYEPDSVESKWREEWQEMDVYEYVDTGATDYVIDTPPPYPTGNLHIGHALGWAYIDFAARYHRLQGEDVLFPQGWDCHGLPTEVKVEENHDIHRTDVPRDEFRQLCVEHTEDQIDSMKETMLDLGFGIDWSAEYRTMDEEYWGKTQRSFVEMADDDMVYRDEHPVNWCPRCETAIADAEVETEEGVDGTLYYVTFPGVDNDDIEIATTRPELLAACVSMAVDPDDERYADRVGDTFEVPLFGQEVELIADDDVDGDFGTGAVMICTFGDKQDVDWWAEHDLDLRPVFTEDGHLGELAGEFEGLTISEAKTEVAEALDEEGYLNDSEPTTQNVGQCWRCDTPIEILSKEQWFVEVDQDLILEKAQEVEWIPEHMYARLEEWTEGMDWDWVISRQRVFATPIPAWRCGECDHWHIATQEDLPVDPTDEDPAIGECPDCGASDWHGETDVMDTWMDSSITPLHVSGWPEEIDLDEFEPTALRPQGHDIIRTWAFYTLLRTGALTDERPWDDILVNGMVFGPDGNKMSKSRGNVVNPDDAIDEYGADAIRQALALGGQPGSDVQYQPKEATSASRFQTKVWNITRFAAGHFEDDREPMEDPAYRDVDEWILARCARVAADVEEHMDEYRYDAALRELREFVWHDLADDYLELIKGRLYEGRPGERDAARQALFTALTSSLTMLSPFAPFLTEEAWDALPGTEGSVHASSWPEIDTTGFDEEAEAVGAIIADVASTVRGWKSDEGLALNEDLERVEVYPEEMPESPVDTYDLSEAVNAPVRVEAGEPTVELVPVAVDPDHAVIGPEFRDQAGQVVAALEAMDPETVQRQQEFDGEIEVDLGDEVAVIPGDAVTVHEEHRAESGEEVDVLEGETATILIYP; encoded by the coding sequence ATGAGCGATCTAGCAGACAACTACGAGCCCGACAGCGTCGAGTCGAAGTGGCGCGAGGAGTGGCAGGAGATGGACGTCTACGAGTACGTCGACACCGGTGCGACGGACTACGTCATCGACACGCCGCCGCCGTACCCGACCGGCAACCTCCACATCGGCCACGCCCTGGGGTGGGCGTACATCGACTTCGCCGCGCGCTATCACCGCCTGCAGGGCGAGGACGTCCTCTTCCCGCAGGGGTGGGACTGTCACGGCCTGCCGACCGAGGTCAAGGTCGAGGAGAACCACGACATCCACCGGACGGACGTCCCCCGCGACGAGTTCCGCCAGCTCTGCGTCGAGCACACCGAGGACCAGATCGACTCGATGAAGGAGACGATGCTGGATCTCGGCTTCGGCATCGACTGGTCGGCGGAGTACCGGACGATGGACGAGGAGTACTGGGGGAAGACCCAGCGCTCGTTCGTCGAGATGGCCGACGACGACATGGTGTACCGCGACGAGCACCCGGTCAACTGGTGCCCGCGGTGTGAGACGGCCATCGCCGACGCCGAGGTCGAGACCGAGGAGGGCGTCGACGGGACGCTGTACTACGTCACCTTCCCCGGTGTCGACAACGACGACATCGAGATCGCGACGACGCGACCGGAACTGCTGGCCGCCTGCGTCTCGATGGCCGTCGACCCCGACGACGAGCGGTACGCGGACCGCGTGGGCGACACCTTCGAGGTCCCACTGTTCGGCCAGGAGGTCGAACTCATCGCCGACGACGACGTCGACGGCGACTTCGGGACCGGCGCGGTGATGATCTGTACCTTCGGGGACAAACAGGACGTCGACTGGTGGGCCGAACACGACCTGGATCTGCGCCCGGTCTTCACCGAGGACGGTCACCTCGGCGAGCTGGCCGGCGAGTTCGAGGGGCTCACGATTTCGGAGGCCAAGACCGAGGTCGCCGAGGCCCTCGACGAGGAGGGGTACCTGAACGACAGCGAGCCGACGACCCAGAACGTCGGCCAGTGCTGGCGCTGTGACACGCCCATCGAGATCCTCTCGAAGGAGCAGTGGTTCGTCGAGGTCGACCAGGACCTCATCCTCGAGAAAGCCCAGGAGGTCGAGTGGATCCCCGAGCACATGTACGCCCGGCTGGAGGAGTGGACCGAGGGGATGGACTGGGACTGGGTCATCTCCCGCCAGCGCGTCTTCGCGACGCCCATTCCGGCCTGGCGCTGCGGCGAGTGCGACCACTGGCACATCGCCACGCAGGAGGACCTGCCCGTCGACCCGACCGACGAGGACCCCGCCATCGGCGAGTGTCCCGACTGTGGAGCCAGCGACTGGCACGGCGAGACCGACGTGATGGACACGTGGATGGATTCGTCCATCACGCCGCTGCACGTCTCCGGCTGGCCGGAGGAGATTGACCTCGACGAGTTCGAACCGACCGCGCTCCGCCCGCAGGGCCACGACATCATCCGGACGTGGGCGTTCTACACGCTACTCCGGACCGGGGCGCTCACCGACGAGCGCCCGTGGGACGACATCCTCGTCAACGGGATGGTGTTCGGCCCGGACGGGAACAAGATGTCCAAGTCACGGGGCAACGTCGTCAACCCGGACGACGCCATCGACGAGTACGGCGCCGACGCCATCCGGCAGGCCCTCGCACTGGGTGGCCAGCCCGGCAGCGACGTCCAGTACCAGCCCAAGGAGGCCACCTCGGCCTCCCGGTTCCAGACCAAGGTGTGGAACATCACCCGCTTCGCGGCGGGCCACTTCGAGGACGACCGCGAGCCGATGGAAGACCCGGCCTACCGCGACGTCGACGAGTGGATCCTCGCCCGCTGTGCCCGCGTCGCCGCGGACGTCGAGGAGCACATGGACGAGTACCGCTACGACGCCGCCCTGCGCGAACTCCGGGAGTTCGTCTGGCACGACCTGGCCGACGACTACCTGGAACTGATCAAGGGCCGCCTCTACGAGGGCCGTCCCGGCGAGCGCGACGCCGCGCGCCAGGCGCTGTTCACGGCGCTCACCTCGTCGCTCACCATGCTCTCGCCGTTCGCCCCCTTCCTCACCGAGGAGGCCTGGGACGCGCTGCCCGGCACCGAGGGGAGCGTCCACGCGAGTTCGTGGCCGGAGATCGATACCACCGGCTTCGACGAGGAGGCCGAGGCGGTCGGGGCAATCATCGCCGACGTCGCCTCGACGGTCCGGGGCTGGAAGTCCGACGAGGGCCTCGCACTGAACGAGGACCTCGAGCGCGTCGAGGTGTACCCTGAGGAGATGCCGGAGTCGCCAGTCGACACGTACGACCTGAGCGAGGCCGTCAACGCGCCGGTCCGCGTCGAGGCTGGCGAGCCGACGGTCGAACTGGTCCCCGTCGCGGTCGACCCCGACCACGCCGTCATCGGGCCGGAGTTCCGCGATCAGGCCGGCCAGGTCGTCGCCGCGCTGGAGGCGATGGACCCGGAGACGGTCCAGCGCCAGCAGGAGTTCGACGGCGAGATAGAAGTCGACCTGGGTGACGAAGTGGCGGTCATCCCGGGCGACGCCGTCACCGTCCACGAGGAACACCGCGCCGAATCCGGCGAGGAGGTCGACGTCCTCGAGGGCGAGACCGCGACGATACTGATCTACCCCTGA
- a CDS encoding DUF5786 family protein, whose amino-acid sequence MGFGSYDESEQKDQNADIDEDEAVTVHENDHDGEVTFESEASQEELIGRLDEMKDDGEDEE is encoded by the coding sequence ATGGGCTTTGGTAGCTACGACGAATCCGAACAGAAGGACCAGAACGCGGACATCGACGAGGACGAGGCGGTCACCGTCCACGAGAACGACCACGACGGGGAGGTCACCTTCGAATCGGAGGCCAGCCAGGAGGAACTCATCGGCCGGCTGGACGAGATGAAGGACGACGGCGAAGACGAGGAGTAA